The sequence below is a genomic window from Sander lucioperca isolate FBNREF2018 chromosome 10, SLUC_FBN_1.2, whole genome shotgun sequence.
CgattcatttgtttgttttataaaaagtAGTCTGGCAACCTACCCTATGTTCCCTTACAGCCACTGATCTAGGTCTTCACACAACCACAAGACAGCTGAATATGAACATGTCAATCTAAACAACTTTTGAAAATACTGGACAGTGAAacaattttagaaaaaaaaaaaaaaaaaaagacagacgtCTTATACTCCACTGTCAACTTTTTCCATACCTGTATCATTCAGATCACAATATGAAAAATACtatttaaaaagatgttacaattTTGTGTGATATTGACAATATTTCTCTCCCAAAAATGAACCCACCGACTTTGTGCACAATTATTTAGCAACTTCTTTATTATTTCCTTTGAGTTCAATTTGAAAACCTGACTTTAATTAAAGTAACATCCTGGTTTGGACTCATAAGTGAGCCTGGCTGAGCAGTACACAGTACCATCACAGCAGCATTTGCCAAGAAACACTTTAAAAAGAGCTGATATCAAGTCTGAGACAATAGTAGTTTTGTCTCATTAGTGGACAGACAGAGGCCATGTTTTGCACAGTGAAACCCATTCCCTGTATAATTCATACACACTAGGCCAAGAGCAAAATACAACAGATGGCATGATTTCCGCAGTGAAGGTGTTGTCTTTCctttaaaagaggaacaaacattTTATCATTATGTCTTTAGGTATGGAAATAATTAACAAACCTGTAATGCCAACAGGACAAACTGGTGGCAAGACACAAGTTGTGGACAGTCTGGATAGGTGGTAGAAAGAGTCAGAAAAAGGGAACAAAAACATTGTCAGCACACttcaatatttatatttacacaTTCTCGCACTCAcacacgtgtacacacacacacacacacacacactttagctGAGGTATTAAAGTCGCCTCAATGCACGCTTTTTATCTGCTTTCTTTTTCCCTGCTACGTTATTAGTGCTACTGCTGTTGCTATTGCTGGTGGTGGTACTGGCTCCATTAGCTCCGTTACCCAGAGCTGCTGGCACAGCTGCTGCACTGGGTCCCGCTCTCTTCATGGGGTCGCCTGCATGCTTCTTCGGCTGTGGGCCGTCATTAGGGTCCTGAGGTGCCCCAGAGGTCCCGCCGTGCCCCCCCATGGCGTGGATCTCTGTGAGCAGACGAGCTCGGGACTCATATTCTGCATAGTCCTCTAACAGCAAACGCCCGGCCTCTTCGTTCAGAGCCGACTCTGGATTCGGATGGATGAGAAGACACTTGATTGTCTGTGGAGAAATAAAAGGAGatggaaatgtaaaaaaaaaaattaaaatagtgATGGCAACACAGCTGAAACCCAGAACAACACAGACTGATGGTTCCACTTACAAGTAAGACATGTCTGAGGCCGAGTTCTGCCTTCCAGTCCCTCTTCAACACATTGACACAGATCTCTCCCTTGTGACCCACATTGGGGTGAAAAATCTTAGTCAGGAAATACCCCTTGGGTGGAACCGCAGGGAAGTCCTTCCCGAGGACCAGACGCATTCGGAAAACGCCACCAGCAAACGGAGTTCCCTCTGTCAAAGCATAAAGAATTCATCTTATGAACCGTATGTCCAGGCTGTGCCAAACTTGCTCCACAAAAACAAAGAGGGTCATGGAGCGGCAACTGAGTCAactaacaaaaacagaaaatcttACATGCAAGTAAGCCAAACATCATTTAGTTCACATGCCATTTAGTTCAAACTTATTGTTCCTATCATAATTCTTTCTGGATTATGATGAAAACTGTCACGTACACTCTattgtagagctgggcaatatatcaatattatatcgatatcgtcatatgagactagatattgtcttagattttggatatcgtaatatcataatatggcataagtgttgtctttttctggttttaaaggctgcattacagtaaagtgatgttcttttctgaactcaccagactgttgtaactgttctattatttgcctttacccaacttagtcattatatccacattactgatgattatttatcaaaaatctcattgtgtaaatatttttattagtcaacactacaatatcgttgcggtatcgatagaGATATTAGTTTAAAAGCATGTACATGTTGGCTGGCTGTGTGGTTAAAGTGGGTTATGTGTCTCACATGTAATTAGTAACATCTACTAAATCCAGATATAAAGCGTTTATACAATATCAATTTTCAAGGAGTCAtggaaaggaaataatttctaCTTTGTAAAACGGATGCATTAATGCACGTCTTAAGGAGTTGATTACCTAATGAGTAAATTACGCAACAGAAAAAATAAGTAGTTCCATGAAGCTGGTGACCACCAATCACCTAAACACAGTGGAGCAGAGAAGGGTCACATCTTCAGGTGAGAGCTGTTATTATCTCAGGTTGGTCATACAGTGAAATCTGTCCTTGCTGCCAAACAGTTATCAAGTTATTTTATTGAAAGTCTAGTGTTGGGGGAGCAGATTGTACTGTGAGATGCAAGTATGTATGACTCAGATGcaacatacaattacttttttaaactaaactaCTAATTGTTACATTAAGAATAACTTTACATACTAGTTACTTGAGTGGACGTGATAAAATGACCTTAGACCTTTAAAGAATCGCATGTTGACttactctgtttttttttttttaagttgaccTTTAAATATGGTCTACTCAAGAATGATTTGATTGTTACCTGATAGTTAGCATCTCCAATCAATATCAAAATATGTGTTctgtagggatgtaacgatacactcaaCTCACAATTCAATTCACTATTTTATGTTCCCGATATGATTTTTTAAACAGAACGAGCTGCCGAAAAACGACCtctatttatataaactgtgcaaaccaacagatgtgtcctcttatcaaaaaggtgacactgaaattgtattttatctaacaaaaaatatatattaaagaaCGGTTTGTTTATTACTAAGGCCATGAGgtcaaatttaaatgatttatttaaaatgcaataacaacaactttttttcaccagtcatttgctgttaaaagacaaaaagaagcaACACTAGATGACAGAAGGTACAACAACATTGAATGCAACACAAGCTTACAGAGCAGGACTTGAACATATCATAAAGTCACTTGCTGTTTTCAGCGACAGTGGCCATGCTGTCTCAAAGTGCAGCtagtctcctctgtgtctttagctgcagactgttgtacgtcctggtgttggaatcctttccagtgaaatacagtcacactttacaccgtttagctgtcagcattttaactgtgtttaagccagctaatgctactagctaacggtaggctgaCATTACCTGCTgtatgttaactagcgtcacgccCTAGGCTGTTAAAAAATTGCATcgcgatattttttttttttttttatctcaaccggttgtaatctttacacatttaaatagatttttaacCGATTCACGATGCATCCCTAGTGTTCTGTATTGACCTTTCAGTAATTCGATTTGACAAGGATTTTAGATGTATAACATGCTAAGAAAACTGTCTCGTGGACAGACAGAAGCAGATCCAGACTAATACGGAGATTTGAAAAGCACTGCTGTGTGAGAttctgaaaaaaattaaatgaatacCGCAATACATGCAACAATTTCTTACTTTGAGAATGCACACACAGCAAGGtgttattttttaactttacatGGCCAATGCCAGTTTGGTATGACACCATATTGCAATGCTTACCCGGTCCTTCGATGGCTGTATGTAGCTCAGTTATGTCTTCCTCACTGGGATAAATCTTGATACCCTCAGGCGGGTCTGCTGCTAAAGCTGAAACCTCTTTGTAGACCAAGCGAAGAACATGAGGAGGCAAATTCTCCACATTGGAGTTctggagagacagaaaaatgGTTTAGCCAACTCGGGTTTTGCATATGTACAAACACAGAACTACTAAAAGAGAAACTCTAAAAGTTATGGGTATTTTGACAATGTTGAGATGCTGCTTTACTGACGCCATTTACTTACTGACTGATGACACTGTGCGAGCTTTTTCCCGGAACATATTACCAATGCAACAGCCAAAAATACATATCACGCTAGAAAGTATTATAGTCCTATTTCCTTACAATCGACAACCAAAAATATCATACCAAGTGTGTGACAGTATCAGCCTTGAAAAGCTATATTAGTGCATATAGTTACTGCATACGTAATGCCTTTAAGCTTTCAAAATTGCCAATTTTATTGTGCCAACACTAAAACAAACCAATGCAACGCTTTTAATGATGTCCACACACATTGTTCGATATACagtgtttttaataataaaaaataggcATAGATTAAACATCACTGAAATCCAACTAGCATAAGACAAATCCACCATCaaatcatcacacacacacacttaatgaaTTTTCTATGTTAAGTTGCTCTTCATTATGTATTCATCTATATATAATGCTCTACTTTCTGGCCTCCCTAAAAATAATATAGTTCCATTGCAATTATAGCAGAACTCAGCTGCACGTGTGTTGACTAGGACCAGAAAGAGCGCACACATTCCATACATTTTTAAGTCTCTGCACTTGTTTCCTGTTTGACTTAGAATTTATTTTAAAGTCCTTTTATTGGTTTATAAAGCTCTTAATGGTCTTGATCCTATTTATTTACCAAATGTGCTTAAGTCAAAACAAAAACCCACGGTGAGGCATCTTTCTATTACATGGTCCACGCCACTGGAACAGCgatagaaataaaattaaaacattttatttatatgggAACAGCCTTCCTGAGGGCAGCAGAGAATGTTGATactttaaaatgcaaaataaagacCTACCTTTTTAGT
It includes:
- the ube2s gene encoding ubiquitin-conjugating enzyme E2 S, with amino-acid sequence MNSNVENLPPHVLRLVYKEVSALAADPPEGIKIYPSEEDITELHTAIEGPEGTPFAGGVFRMRLVLGKDFPAVPPKGYFLTKIFHPNVGHKGEICVNVLKRDWKAELGLRHVLLTIKCLLIHPNPESALNEEAGRLLLEDYAEYESRARLLTEIHAMGGHGGTSGAPQDPNDGPQPKKHAGDPMKRAGPSAAAVPAALGNGANGASTTTSNSNSSSTNNVAGKKKADKKRALRRL